A window of the Microplitis mediator isolate UGA2020A chromosome 5, iyMicMedi2.1, whole genome shotgun sequence genome harbors these coding sequences:
- the LOC130668061 gene encoding TNF receptor-associated factor 6-A, whose translation MKPRFECPICLSWLQDPVLTSCGHKFCYNCIHNWLKREGARCPIDSQVLEENKDIFRDHYTSREISQQQINCLYENFGCDMKLSPLSMQSHVINCIHKKNFKSNGIVGNSTVVNECVENFEEKDSCNTQVDEDNNNCLSKIEDRLSSIKMKTEETNDTFIGSTPLNSYSNNGNLDCENIKDWKRLTKNLYERIVTLEQSNQELNITIKNQSAVITSLQEVINMKEQEISSNNRHGIFIWKINLFQEKLKEMQSTPLKMFYSSEFYTHPNGYKICARVNISSKNSEFLSIVIHMMQSDNNDFLDWPFEGTISFILVHPLDSKKSIREETCTKPNLEAFKKPTEELNKRSFGYTEFVPINELSNFFHNNSLVFRIEIAKNK comes from the exons ATGAAACCACGATTCGAGTGTCCAATTTGCTTGTCATGGCTCCAGGATCCAGTTCTTACTTCATGTGGCCATAAGTTTTGCTATAATTGTATACATAATTGGTTGaa ACGAGAAGGAGCTCGATGTCCTATCGATAGTCAAGTTTTGGAAGAAAATAAAGACATCTTTAGGGATCATTATACAAGCAGAGAAATATCTcaacaacaaataaattgcCTTTACGAGAATTTCGGATGTGATATGAAATTGTCTCCATTATCGATGCAGTCACATGTGATAAACtgcattcataaaaaaaattttaaaagtaatggAATAGTGGGAAATTCTACTGTAGTCAATGAATGTGttgaaaatttcgaagaaaaaGACTCCTGTAACACGCAAGTTGATGAAGATAACAATAATTGCTTATCA AAAATTGAAGATAGACTTTCctcaattaaaatgaaaacagAAGAAACCAATGATACTTTTATCGGGTCAACTCCTCTCAATAGCTATTCTAATAATGGCAACCTTGATtgtgaaaatataaaagactGGAAAAGATTAACCAA AAATCTTTATGAGAGGATAGTTACATTGGAACAATCAAATCAAGAACTAAACATCACGATTAAGAATCAGTCGGCTGTTATCACATCATTACAGGaagtaataaatatgaaagaaCAAGAAATTTCTTCAAATAATCGTCATGGAATATTCATTTggaagataaatttattccaaGAAAAACTAAAAGAGATGCAATCAACGCctttgaaaatgttttacaGTTCAGAGTTTTACACTCATCCGAATGGATATAAAATATGCGCTCGCGTTAATATTTCATCAAAAAACTCGGAATTCCTATCGATTGTTATACATATGATGCAATctgataataatgattttttggaTTGGCCATTTGAGGGAACGATATCATTTATTCTCGTTCATCCGTTAGATTCGAAAAAATCTATCCGTGAAGAAACTTGTACAAAACCTAATTTAGAAGCATTCAAAAAACCAACTGAGGAATTGAATAAAAGAAGCTTTGGCTATACAGAATTTGTTCCCATTaatgaattatcaaatttttttcacaacaatTCTTTAGTATTCAGAATAGAAatagcaaaaaataaataa